CACGAGAATCCGCGTGTAGATCTCCAGGAACGATAGCCTTCCTCTGCGCAGCGGGTGCAGGGAGAGGAGACTGCGAAGGTGGCGGTGGGAATGGGTAGATGGCGGGTTCAACTTGCTTCCAAGCCGATTGCGGCTGAGGAGACTGCTTAGCGGACTGCGCCTTCTGAACTTGCTCTGTCAAAGAGAGTGTTTCCTGAGTAGCAGATGGCGCTTCAGTGCTGGGCTCCGGTGCTTCAGCGCGACCATCATCATGTTCGGGAGACGTGAGGTCGGCCTCGTGTTCCTGTGCTTGTGTGGCTGGGGCAGAGGGCTTTCCAATCACGCCCTCAGGTGGAGATACAACCCTAGACTGTTCAAGATCTGTCTGCACCCGCAAGTCATTGAACTGTTGCAGGCGATCGGCAGAAGCCTGAGCAGCTTGCTGGTCGTTCGAGCCGAGTCTCTGCAGGGCGTCATGCTCAGCCTGCTCACGCTGCAGACGAGCTCGGTCACTGAGCATGGCAACAACTTGCTGCGCATGTGAAGCAGACTCAGGGTGCTGCGGGACGAAAGATCCAGGTGCGGTACCGAAAGCAGGCTGTCCCCCTCGGCCAAGGCTCAGACGATCTACAAGGCCAGAGACTTCCTCATCCCTCATGCTGCCCATCATGTCCATGCCAGGGCCAACAGGGCCCAGACCGGGGACCATTCCAGGTCTGAAGGCGTTCTCCATTAGACCTGAAACTGACGCGCCGGGACCAGGTCCCTGAGTGGGAGATGGCTGATAGCCGCCAGGCGAAGTGATACTTCCATAGCTCGGCTGGCTGTGCAGACTATGGGCACTGGAGTGGTGTTGTAGCTGATTTGGCATGATACCTCCCAGCTGAGCTGACCTCAAGTTGACTGATTGTTGCGCTGCCAGGTGCTCCTTTTGCCTAGCCATGAGGTATTGCTCCTCTTGCTTCCTACGCTCGAGAGCATTCTGTTGCTCTGCAGTCAAGGTAGTACCGAAGCTAGGGAAGCTGTTGGCGAACGGCGGCTGAGCGCCGGGCGCGGTGCCAGCGCCACCAGCCCAAGTGTTGCCGGGCTGTGCTGTAGCTGGTCCATGGGGAATGCCAATCTGGGGGACCAAGAACGGCTCGCGAGAGTTGCCAATACGGCGAATGAGCTGGGCGAGTGGCTCATAGTCTGGCTCCTCCTGCTTCTTGACTAAGAGCTCGGGAGAGAAAAATCCAGCCTTGTACCAATCGTGCATCTCCAGGCCAGAGAAGGGACCTTGAGTGTTACCTGATGGATCACGATAGATCCACCTCATACGGTCAGGCATAACCATGGTACGCTGCTGAGGTTGAGAAGGCTGGCTAGAAGCCGGACTTCCGATACCCGGGGTAGAAGGCTGCGCTGTCCTGGTCTGGTTGAGAGCAGCCATAGACAACGAGGTAGTTGCAAGATTAGACTGTGCACCAGAAGTCTGTCCAAAGCCCCCATGGTCGTCACCAGAAGCCCCGGAGAAATCGTCGAACAGGTTGCGGTTTGCGCGGAAGGGGCTGTCGGTGTCACGATTGGGAATGCCGCCGCCAGGAGCTTGCGCGCCAAACCTGCCAAAAGCTCCGGTCATGCTTTGCTGCCGGTCGCCGTGCGAAGAACCATCGTCAATATGCTGCTCATTTGAACGCATTTGCTCCTGCATCGAGGCTGGGAAAAGAGACCCTAGCTTGCTGGCGCGGCCAATTGAGCCATGGCCAGCACCTCCGAACAAGGAGCTGTTTCCGAGCCCGACAAGCGAGGGAGATTGGACTTCACCTACGTTTCCGAAAGCACTATCGAACCCAAATGGACGTTCACGACTGGGCGTGCCTAGACCCTGAGGACCTGCGGCCCAAGCCGAAGAGCCTCCCAAGCCAGGAAGACCTCCAAGCCCCGGCAACGTAGAAAATCCGCGCCCAGGTCCAACACTAGATGTCTGGCTTCGGTCCCCAGTAGCCTCAAATGCCCCGGGTGTTCTTCCAAAACCTCCCAGGCTGCCAAAAGCATTGTGTAGGCCTGACATGCTCGAATCCACCTGGAAACTGCTCATGCCCGGATAATGAGCGTTTGGAACGTCCGACCCGTCTGAgtcttcttcttgtccttCGCGGGCATGGTCAGGGCTTCTGTAAGGGTTGGTATCCGTGGGGCTCATGGGATCGTTGCCTCTTTCTCCTCCGCGATGGGGTGTCTGCTGGGTGAAGTTGCCGAACATATCACGGAAGCCTGTATTGTCAGTAGTCATGCCAAAGGTGGCAAGTCCACCGTCGTCCCGTCCGTCAGGTCGGTGTGGAGTGCCAAAGCCACCTAAACCATGCCTGGGCGGGCTGACGTCTTCGCCTCGTAGCGCTGCTGAGCCCGTAGGGTGATCATCCTCCAGGTAGGGATCGGTATCGCTGCTCATAGGCCGGTTGGAGCGCGCCTCCATCCAGGACGCGCTTGGCTTGGACGGCTCTGCTTCGCTAAGCTTTCCAAGATTCCCAACGGATGCCTTCTCTTTCGGAGCTTTTTCGAGTTCTTCGGTGCTGGGTTTGCCCATTAGCCCCTTGAACCTGCTTTCACCCCGCACACTTCCCAGTCCGGACTTCTTCTCGGATTGCGGAACGCCAAAGCTGCCGAATGCGCCCATGGGACCTGAGAATCCACCTCCCTGCGAAGCGGCCCATGGCGAGGTCCCACCTGGACTAAACGGTGCAGTTGTTGTGCGTTTCAGGCTTCCAAGAGGTCCAGCGCTCTCCGCAGAGGCCTTCTCTTTCTCACCTTCCTCGCCAATAGCCCCTGCTGTTGGCTCTTTGTAGTCGGTTCTGCGACGTATCAAGGAAGGCGGGGGGGTCACCGTGTTGGACTCCTCGCGCGCAAATCGAGAGGTTGCAGGTGAGGCAGGGAATGGATACGCCTCGCCAGTGTCGCGGCGACGGTTGCCAGGTCGAGTGGATGTTGGCGACGACAGGCCATACGGCGTGCCAGGGCCTTGCGAAATGGACGTCTTGCGGAGAGACAGAGCCTCCTTGGGGTTACCGTCCTTGTTCGTGTTCTGGGTGGGTGGTTTGAGCGGCGAGTTGACAGAAGACAGGAATACCTAAGTTGATTATTAGCATGGGAGATATGTCATGGCACAGGGAAGACAAGGCGTACCTCTCTCTCGTCCTCTGTAAGTTCTGTTTGGTGTAGGGGCTGTATGCTACCGTCCCTGTCCCAGCACTGGTCGACCCCGCTCTGAGCCTCCCTTCCATGGTCGTCCTTGCGCCCCCACGAAGCGGCCGAGGCACCGTTTGTGGCGTGAGGTTCCCAAGAGCCCATGTACAGATGCGAAAATCCTTCTTTGATGTCGTCTGAGTCTCGCTGGGATTTGAAGAGCTGCACTAGTTGATCGCGAGAATAACGCCCCTCGATGGAACCTCCGTTGCGCCCCGGTTGCGCATGTGGCGGTACGTAGACTCCCGAGCTTGTCGAGGTCTGGGGAGCGGGCGCATCTCGAGAGGCGGGAAGAAGTGCAGATCCAGAGGGCGTGGTCGCATGTGAGGGTCGGCGGAACGTTTGCGTGGCACCATTCGTGCGTCGAGCCCTGGGAGCAATATTAGTATGCAGTTGATCGGGCGCAAGATGGCCCGTGGTGGTAGCGAGTGAGACAGTGGGCGGCGGTGGGATGGTAAGAAATATTTGTCGCGGCCTGAGACAGTGTCGTAGAGCTGGGAGAGCTGCATAGCTAGACACGCCGTGCGGTTGCAAGGTAACAAATTGCACACAGGGTTGCACTTACCACTCGCCGCTTGGATCTGTGCGTGCAGAGCCAGCGTTACTTGCTGCAGCTGCTGAAGcgaaagaagcaggtgccaTTGTGGTAGTGGAGTGTTGTAGAAGGTACGATGGTGGTATCGAGGCCTTGGgtttggtggtggtggtggagagcGGCAAACTGATTGGGGGCAGTTGCGAAAAAGTCGAGGATGATGTCAAGTCGCAAGCTGATTTGGCTGAGCGGGCGAGGAGAGTGGCACTCGAGGGTAGTGGTACAGGCGAATGGGAGCGTTGATCGTAGGATGGCGACAGACGAGAGGATACCTGTGCCTGGCAGCGAAACAGCCGAAAAAACAGATCACGTGCATTTCCTCACACTAATTTTGAACCTATGACGCCCCAACCTCCGCAACGCCAACGCGTCCGTGTGCCGCGTCTGACGCGACACCCAGCATTATCCAGACGTCTCCACGGACCCCCTGCGTCGCTGTTCTCCTCACTCCTACACCTTTGACGGCGTATAGCTGCGTGCctgtatgtgtgtgtgtgtgcgtgCGTGCATTCGCGACCCTGTCAGCTCGCTTGCACTTGTCGACCCAGAGAACGATGCTTGGACGTCTGCCGTTCCTTACATGTTGCTCAACATCAAATGCTCCACGACACCTTGCATCAATATTCCTGCGCATTCTTTACCTCTTGACACGCGAGGCTTCGCACGACCTCCTCTCCTGGAGGCCTGTCGCGGATTTCACAGTCGTTCGACCTTTGTGTTATCCTGCAAGCTGCGGTTTGTATTTGTCGTTACTAGATTGATGAATGCTGGTGGCGTTGTAGCTACCAAGCACGGTAACAGCACGTGACCCCACGAGACAGCATCTACAAGCTCGGGGACAACGTGACGTGACTACAGTCTTGTCCTCGCT
The window above is part of the Ascochyta rabiei chromosome 1, complete sequence genome. Proteins encoded here:
- a CDS encoding kinesin-like protein yields the protein MAPASFASAAAASNAGSARTDPSGEWARRTNGATQTFRRPSHATTPSGSALLPASRDAPAPQTSTSSGVYVPPHAQPGRNGGSIEGRYSRDQLVQLFKSQRDSDDIKEGFSHLYMGSWEPHATNGASAASWGRKDDHGREAQSGVDQCWDRDGSIQPLHQTELTEDEREVFLSSVNSPLKPPTQNTNKDGNPKEALSLRKTSISQGPGTPYGLSSPTSTRPGNRRRDTGEAYPFPASPATSRFAREESNTVTPPPSLIRRRTDYKEPTAGAIGEEGEKEKASAESAGPLGSLKRTTTAPFSPGGTSPWAASQGGGFSGPMGAFGSFGVPQSEKKSGLGSVRGESRFKGLMGKPSTEELEKAPKEKASVGNLGKLSEAEPSKPSASWMEARSNRPMSSDTDPYLEDDHPTGSAALRGEDVSPPRHGLGGFGTPHRPDGRDDGGLATFGMTTDNTGFRDMFGNFTQQTPHRGGERGNDPMSPTDTNPYRSPDHAREGQEEDSDGSDVPNAHYPGMSSFQVDSSMSGLHNAFGSLGGFGRTPGAFEATGDRSQTSSVGPGRGFSTLPGLGGLPGLGGSSAWAAGPQGLGTPSRERPFGFDSAFGNVGEVQSPSLVGLGNSSLFGGAGHGSIGRASKLGSLFPASMQEQMRSNEQHIDDGSSHGDRQQSMTGAFGRFGAQAPGGGIPNRDTDSPFRANRNLFDDFSGASGDDHGGFGQTSGAQSNLATTSLSMAALNQTRTAQPSTPGIGSPASSQPSQPQQRTMVMPDRMRWIYRDPSGNTQGPFSGLEMHDWYKAGFFSPELLVKKQEEPDYEPLAQLIRRIGNSREPFLVPQIGIPHGPATAQPGNTWAGGAGTAPGAQPPFANSFPSFGTTLTAEQQNALERRKQEEQYLMARQKEHLAAQQSVNLRSAQLGGIMPNQLQHHSSAHSLHSQPSYGSITSPGGYQPSPTQGPGPGASVSGLMENAFRPGMVPGLGPVGPGMDMMGSMRDEEVSGLVDRLSLGRGGQPAFGTAPGSFVPQHPESASHAQQVVAMLSDRARLQREQAEHDALQRLGSNDQQAAQASADRLQQFNDLRVQTDLEQSRVVSPPEGVIGKPSAPATQAQEHEADLTSPEHDDGRAEAPEPSTEAPSATQETLSLTEQVQKAQSAKQSPQPQSAWKQVEPAIYPFPPPPSQSPLPAPAAQRKAIVPGDLHADSRAATPAADTPSASVAPWAKEPTEASRGPSLREIQESEAKKAAEREALAAAARRVAFEKELLAQTQSPVVQPGLPSSSTWASGTGASPSTPAPPGGASVWTKPTTGKAPAQPTPASKKTLQQIQKEEEARKHRAAAQAAVTASALGAVAAAAAAAPAASAGKRYADLASKQTPVLPAAALAAGASPWTTVGASGKVKTPGGTASPAPAIVRSTSSTAVPSVKKPTVTRTTTLGGVSGKVNAEEEFRKWAVNELRSDLNKGINAEDFVSSLLSFPADAELITESVHSASNTLDSRHFAEEFLRRRKLADKGIIDDRNTSSPAENKSAGSGWSEVAKKGGASTQQQQQQQPALDSGAFKVVPSKKKSKR